A single genomic interval of uncultured Pseudodesulfovibrio sp. harbors:
- a CDS encoding MotA/TolQ/ExbB proton channel family protein, with translation MNFLPDSDILTLLTGATLAVKLVMIFLGLMSLWSWTIIFFKFFTIGSARKKVMRGYDAFMEAGDLASGLKAIGSKDDSPLARVSTMAVAEFRLLEKAEVNRERKRLLVKDTLRRVLKQGVTKEMRVLTRNLPFLATCANAAPFIGLFGTVWGIMHSFHSIGLAQSAALATVAPGISEALIATAIGLLVAIPATIFYNYFLGKLNEVETGLIDFAGAFLNRAEREIAWASKKDHK, from the coding sequence ATGAATTTTCTGCCTGACAGCGACATCCTGACCCTGCTCACGGGCGCGACTCTGGCCGTGAAGCTGGTAATGATCTTTCTCGGCCTCATGTCCCTGTGGAGCTGGACCATCATTTTTTTCAAGTTCTTCACCATCGGTTCGGCGCGCAAGAAGGTCATGCGTGGGTATGACGCCTTCATGGAAGCGGGCGACCTCGCTTCCGGGCTCAAGGCCATCGGTTCCAAGGACGATTCCCCGTTGGCACGCGTCAGCACCATGGCTGTGGCCGAATTCCGGCTGCTCGAAAAGGCCGAGGTCAACCGGGAACGCAAGCGGCTTCTGGTCAAGGACACTCTTCGCCGCGTGCTCAAGCAGGGTGTCACCAAGGAGATGCGCGTCCTGACTCGCAACCTGCCTTTTCTCGCCACCTGCGCCAATGCGGCCCCGTTTATCGGCCTGTTCGGAACGGTCTGGGGCATCATGCACTCATTCCATTCCATCGGGCTGGCTCAATCCGCAGCGCTCGCCACTGTCGCTCCCGGCATTTCCGAAGCCCTGATCGCCACGGCCATCGGCCTGCTCGTCGCCATCCCGGCAACCATTTTCTACAACTACTTTCTTGGAAAGCTGAACGAAGTCGAGACCGGCCTGATTGATTTTGCCGGTGCCTTCCTCAACCGTGCCGAACGCGAAATCGCGTGGGCTTCCAAAAAAGACCACAAGTAG
- a CDS encoding ATP-binding protein: protein MRILILAGKALDKEQVDRLFGDTEYEMVRYSSVSRGVRRLDKGLWNIVVLAPGPEDASWYRAITRIRKEYGLSVILLAEKGGAGVEEKALEAGAVDAFEFGCVTPKEFARTLRLLNRQVELERKSAGGHAMADWIEKTGRLGSWEMDSGGRTTWSDGFREILGDAEGLLSEEFTSIRQFVLPEDLEIYDAANRATFEQGWPLDFEYRIKGVDGRIRHLHLHRRVELDSGGNVKRAYGMVRDVSSEREFEEFLFRRDAIMQVIGSFAARFLRESDWRSGINSALRDFGKAMDVSRAYIVRKFTGSDGLAYMKMEYEWAASFIEPVIDLPEVQKQPFSPLYDRWKSTLLRRKVVAGHVRNFQGDAQKPFRSTGAKSLMIVPVFLDNEWWGFIGMSEHREERDWLPVEIESLTLMADIFGSCVLRRRMEDQLVEANRSAEEAKTMALEASKAKSRFLANMSHEIRTPIGGILGMAEMAITTGLTDEQREHMDMIRDAAGSLLSIVNDVLDISKIEADKMELRPRDFEFRPAIETSVRPFGPQADAKGVVFQHRVDSSVPVHLQGDPDRLGQILINLLGNALKFTERGLIDLNVEIKEEEAGRVCLLFTVRDTGEGIPKDKLDTIFDSFTQADSSVRKKHQGTGLGLSISRELVEMMGGQIGVESELGRGSVFSFTAWFDKSDTVVVQPAPAREVAPKALHLKILLAEDNPLNQKFLTHFLSMFGHTVIVAENGIEALDELKRRGREIDLVLMDIQMPEMGGMEATAAIRKSDGKRFPSDIPVIALTAYAMKGDRERILKEGFNDYVTKPVDMKKLSAAIARSVAGQDKGSAPVPAMRRVQEEQPAVEVPVKLDMEALVDRFEGNLTLLRDILSLFLIESDQKLEQLDAGLEGGDPTRIGAALHSITNMASHVLAMDIVNRSRHLEKMCYIGSLDEAMAGARELRPKFVALVNAVRERVKTL from the coding sequence GTGCGAATACTGATTCTGGCCGGAAAGGCTCTTGATAAGGAACAGGTGGACCGTTTATTCGGTGATACTGAATACGAGATGGTTCGCTACAGCTCGGTCTCGCGAGGCGTCAGGCGTCTGGACAAGGGGCTTTGGAATATCGTCGTTTTGGCTCCGGGGCCGGAAGACGCGAGCTGGTATCGGGCCATAACCCGGATACGGAAGGAGTATGGCCTCAGCGTCATACTGCTTGCAGAGAAAGGAGGGGCCGGGGTCGAGGAAAAGGCGCTTGAAGCCGGAGCCGTTGACGCATTCGAGTTCGGCTGCGTCACGCCCAAGGAATTCGCCAGAACCCTTCGTCTTCTCAACCGTCAGGTCGAGCTTGAAAGGAAGTCTGCCGGTGGGCATGCGATGGCAGACTGGATCGAGAAGACCGGCAGGCTCGGCAGCTGGGAAATGGATTCCGGGGGCCGGACCACCTGGTCGGATGGGTTCAGGGAAATTCTCGGCGATGCCGAGGGGCTGCTTTCCGAGGAATTTACCAGCATTCGGCAGTTCGTGCTGCCTGAAGACCTTGAGATTTACGATGCCGCCAACCGGGCGACGTTCGAGCAGGGATGGCCGCTTGATTTCGAGTACCGTATCAAGGGCGTGGATGGGCGAATCCGGCATCTGCACCTGCATCGGCGGGTGGAGCTTGATTCGGGCGGCAATGTGAAGCGTGCCTACGGCATGGTTCGCGACGTCAGCTCGGAAAGGGAATTCGAGGAGTTCCTGTTTCGGCGTGACGCCATCATGCAGGTGATCGGCTCGTTCGCGGCCCGCTTCCTGCGGGAATCCGACTGGCGAAGCGGTATCAACAGCGCCCTGCGGGACTTCGGCAAGGCCATGGATGTCTCCCGTGCGTATATCGTGCGTAAGTTCACCGGCAGTGACGGGCTTGCCTACATGAAGATGGAATACGAGTGGGCTGCCTCTTTCATCGAGCCCGTCATTGATCTTCCCGAAGTGCAGAAACAGCCTTTCTCCCCCCTGTACGACAGGTGGAAATCCACTTTGCTCCGCCGCAAGGTCGTGGCGGGCCATGTGCGGAATTTTCAGGGCGATGCACAGAAGCCGTTCAGAAGCACAGGTGCCAAGTCCCTGATGATAGTCCCGGTCTTTCTGGATAACGAATGGTGGGGATTCATCGGCATGTCCGAACACCGTGAGGAGCGGGACTGGCTGCCTGTTGAGATAGAGTCACTGACCCTGATGGCGGATATTTTCGGTTCGTGTGTACTGCGCCGCCGGATGGAGGATCAGCTTGTCGAGGCCAACAGGTCGGCTGAAGAGGCCAAGACCATGGCCCTTGAGGCGAGCAAGGCCAAGAGTCGGTTCCTTGCCAACATGAGCCATGAAATACGCACGCCCATCGGCGGCATACTCGGCATGGCGGAAATGGCCATCACCACCGGCCTGACCGACGAACAGCGCGAGCACATGGACATGATCCGTGATGCCGCAGGCTCCCTGCTGTCCATTGTCAACGACGTGCTCGACATTTCCAAGATCGAGGCCGACAAGATGGAGCTTCGGCCCCGTGATTTCGAATTCCGCCCTGCCATCGAAACGTCCGTGCGTCCTTTCGGGCCGCAGGCCGACGCAAAAGGGGTGGTTTTCCAGCATCGTGTCGACAGCAGCGTTCCTGTCCATCTTCAGGGCGACCCGGACCGGCTCGGTCAGATACTCATCAATCTGCTGGGCAATGCTCTGAAATTCACGGAGCGCGGGCTGATTGATTTGAACGTTGAGATCAAGGAAGAGGAGGCAGGACGTGTCTGCCTGCTGTTTACCGTTCGCGACACCGGTGAAGGCATCCCCAAAGACAAGCTTGATACGATTTTCGACAGCTTTACCCAGGCTGACAGTTCCGTTCGCAAGAAACATCAGGGGACCGGCCTCGGGTTGAGCATTTCCCGGGAACTCGTGGAAATGATGGGTGGCCAGATCGGCGTTGAAAGCGAACTGGGCCGGGGGAGTGTCTTTTCCTTTACGGCGTGGTTTGACAAGTCCGATACCGTGGTCGTCCAGCCCGCTCCTGCGCGGGAAGTTGCGCCCAAGGCGTTGCACCTGAAGATTCTGCTGGCCGAGGACAATCCCCTCAACCAGAAGTTCCTGACACATTTTCTGTCCATGTTCGGACATACGGTCATCGTGGCTGAAAACGGCATTGAAGCGCTTGACGAACTCAAGCGCCGGGGTCGGGAGATCGACCTTGTGCTCATGGATATCCAGATGCCGGAGATGGGCGGAATGGAAGCGACTGCCGCCATCCGCAAGTCCGACGGCAAGCGTTTCCCATCGGATATCCCTGTCATCGCCCTGACCGCTTATGCCATGAAGGGGGACCGCGAGCGCATCCTCAAGGAAGGGTTCAACGACTACGTCACCAAGCCCGTTGACATGAAGAAGCTGTCCGCAGCCATTGCCCGCAGCGTGGCCGGACAGGATAAGGGATCGGCTCCGGTTCCGGCCATGCGCCGTGTTCAGGAGGAACAACCTGCTGTTGAGGTTCCCGTCAAGCTCGATATGGAGGCTTTGGTTGATCGTTTTGAGGGAAATCTCACCCTGCTCAGGGACATCCTGTCCCTTTTCCTGATTGAGTCCGACCAGAAACTCGAACAGCTTGATGCCGGACTTGAGGGAGGAGACCCTACCCGGATAGGCGCAGCCCTGCATTCCATCACCAACATGGCCAGTCATGTTCTTGCCATGGATATCGTCAATCGCTCCAGACATTTGGAAAAGATGTGCTATATCGGGAGCCTTGATGAAGCCATGGCTGGAGCCCGTGAACTCCGACCCAAGTTTGTGGCTTTGGTCAATGCCGTGCGCGAACGTGTCAAGACGTTGTAA
- a CDS encoding CBS and ACT domain-containing protein, translating into MLVRDWMTANVISLGVNSSVMDAAEILHEKNIRQFPVIDRDAALVGIVSDRDIRDAMPSKFIPGDNAEGRGGGLYTLTASDIMTLDPITVTSDTAVNEVAEMLVRHKVGGLPVVDCGELVGIITQADVLRFLCAASGTLRSETQIAVRLEARPGPLASLLNEIREAGLAFSSVFTANDATHPGSRNAYIRLESLNGRSVEEIVETLQEKYTVLYYVNEGITVDVC; encoded by the coding sequence ATGCTGGTGAGAGACTGGATGACGGCCAACGTCATTTCCCTTGGGGTCAATTCGTCCGTAATGGATGCCGCGGAAATTCTGCATGAAAAGAACATTCGGCAGTTCCCTGTCATCGACCGGGACGCCGCTCTGGTCGGCATTGTTTCCGACCGCGATATTCGTGACGCCATGCCGTCCAAGTTCATTCCCGGCGACAATGCCGAAGGCCGTGGCGGCGGACTGTACACGTTGACCGCGAGCGACATCATGACGCTCGATCCCATCACCGTCACTTCGGATACGGCAGTCAACGAAGTCGCTGAAATGCTTGTCCGGCACAAGGTGGGCGGACTGCCTGTGGTGGACTGTGGCGAGCTTGTCGGCATCATTACGCAGGCCGACGTACTGCGCTTCCTCTGTGCGGCGTCCGGCACCCTGCGTTCCGAAACGCAGATAGCCGTCCGGCTCGAAGCCCGTCCCGGACCACTGGCAAGCCTTCTCAATGAAATCCGTGAAGCGGGGTTGGCATTTTCAAGTGTCTTCACCGCCAACGACGCCACGCATCCCGGCTCACGAAATGCCTATATACGTCTCGAAAGCCTCAACGGCAGGTCGGTTGAGGAGATCGTCGAGACCCTTCAGGAAAAATATACCGTCCTTTACTATGTGAACGAGGGCATCACCGTAGACGTCTGCTAG
- a CDS encoding transporter substrate-binding domain-containing protein, with the protein MLWRSVTLTILTIVFSATILPLHAMAWAQEQQIVAAVPKHFPPQFITDSSGEISGFGVDVMNRVAAIAGLDIRYDVYDSWPKVFEAVKEGRADIIPNIGVTARRDAFLNFTPPVETFPIRIFVRRGTSGIHELSDLIGHSVGAMQTNVGYQLIRKNEQIDIVLADSLPDLLFTLLSGHVDAIVYPAPVISHMAESMDMENRIKAVGSPLIEIKRAIGVKKDGPRLLAQLSTAVDSLVESKEYQQIYVKWYGNPTPFWTRPTTAAIAGAAVLSLMLFAAIWRYITLRKNTAIQMQAIEKRSHKDIKELQKNRARLAEAQSIAKIGSWECNVETGSLIWSDEIYRIFGMDPLKYKPSYESFFGLIHPKDRATVAEAVIRTLETLEPYSMDHRIVLPDGTTRFIHEQGRLVHDAQSGAALLQGTAQDITDRKQTEEALRTARDEAQNANRLRDEFLANISHELRTPLNGILGMLHLLRDSGLDENQSELADIATNSGRHLVTLLSDILDISSIEAGAVSLESADFSLHEIVNTIHEIFMDAANEKNIAFSCSMDPNIPDRLDGDGSRLRQVLFNLIGNAIKFTDSGQISVSVSLLGDATEDSLRLLFEIADTGIGIPDDKMDTIFNPFTQADGSHTRRHGGMGLGLSIVQKLVGLMGGNISLDTEKDVGTTVRFTARFGKVAPATTIASAFECIAGNISYRVLLAEDDRVNRITATRFLEKLGHDVVAVENGWLAVEAVLNGHFDAVLMDIQMPEMNGFEATAAIRRNSSIGPKANVPIIALTAHALETDREKCLASGMTDYIAKPVEIQTLAETLNRNVHAGESEITVEDATLH; encoded by the coding sequence ATGCTCTGGCGAAGTGTGACTCTGACAATTCTCACCATCGTTTTTTCCGCCACGATACTCCCGTTGCACGCCATGGCGTGGGCACAGGAGCAACAGATCGTTGCAGCCGTGCCCAAGCACTTTCCCCCACAGTTCATCACAGACTCTTCAGGCGAAATCTCCGGCTTCGGAGTGGACGTCATGAACCGGGTGGCCGCCATTGCGGGCCTCGACATACGCTATGATGTTTACGACTCGTGGCCGAAGGTGTTCGAAGCCGTCAAAGAAGGGCGTGCCGACATCATCCCCAATATCGGCGTCACTGCCCGACGCGACGCCTTCCTCAATTTCACTCCGCCCGTGGAGACCTTCCCGATCCGCATATTCGTCCGCCGCGGCACCTCGGGCATCCATGAGTTGTCCGATCTCATAGGACATTCGGTGGGCGCCATGCAGACAAATGTAGGCTACCAGCTCATCAGAAAAAACGAGCAGATCGACATCGTGCTTGCAGACAGCCTGCCGGACCTGCTCTTTACACTCCTGTCCGGGCATGTGGACGCCATCGTCTATCCGGCCCCGGTCATCTCTCACATGGCCGAATCCATGGACATGGAAAACCGTATCAAGGCAGTCGGTTCTCCACTAATTGAAATCAAACGAGCCATCGGCGTCAAAAAGGACGGCCCCCGGCTTCTTGCCCAACTGTCAACGGCTGTGGACTCGCTTGTGGAGTCAAAGGAATATCAGCAAATCTACGTCAAATGGTATGGAAACCCCACCCCGTTCTGGACCAGACCCACCACCGCAGCCATTGCAGGTGCCGCCGTACTCTCCCTGATGCTTTTCGCGGCCATCTGGCGATACATCACGCTCCGGAAAAACACCGCAATACAGATGCAGGCAATCGAGAAACGCAGCCACAAGGATATCAAGGAGCTGCAAAAAAACCGCGCCCGACTTGCCGAGGCACAATCCATAGCCAAAATAGGCAGTTGGGAATGCAACGTGGAGACAGGCTCACTGATCTGGTCGGATGAAATCTATCGCATTTTCGGGATGGACCCGCTCAAATACAAGCCTTCCTACGAATCCTTTTTCGGACTCATACACCCGAAAGACCGTGCGACCGTGGCCGAAGCCGTCATACGGACGCTGGAAACACTGGAGCCTTATTCCATGGATCACCGTATCGTTCTGCCTGACGGAACAACACGGTTCATCCACGAACAGGGCAGACTCGTCCACGACGCCCAGTCCGGCGCGGCCCTCCTTCAGGGAACGGCTCAGGATATTACCGACCGCAAACAAACCGAAGAAGCGCTCAGAACTGCCCGTGACGAGGCACAAAACGCCAACCGGCTCCGCGATGAATTCCTTGCCAATATCAGCCATGAACTCCGCACTCCGCTCAACGGGATACTCGGCATGCTGCATCTGCTGCGCGACAGCGGCCTTGATGAAAATCAGAGCGAGCTGGCGGACATAGCGACCAATTCCGGACGCCATCTGGTAACGCTGCTTTCCGACATCCTCGACATCTCCAGCATCGAAGCGGGTGCCGTGAGTCTGGAATCCGCTGATTTCAGCCTGCATGAAATCGTCAACACCATTCACGAAATATTCATGGACGCAGCCAACGAAAAAAACATCGCCTTTTCATGCAGCATGGACCCGAATATCCCGGACCGGCTGGATGGGGATGGAAGCCGCCTCCGGCAGGTCCTGTTCAACCTGATCGGCAACGCAATCAAATTCACGGACTCCGGACAGATATCCGTCTCTGTCAGCCTTCTCGGGGACGCAACGGAAGACAGTCTTCGGCTCCTGTTCGAAATAGCCGACACCGGCATCGGCATTCCTGATGACAAGATGGATACCATTTTCAATCCTTTCACGCAGGCAGACGGCTCCCACACGCGGCGACACGGCGGCATGGGGCTCGGCCTGTCCATCGTTCAAAAGCTCGTCGGACTCATGGGCGGAAACATTTCCCTGGACACCGAAAAGGATGTCGGCACCACAGTCCGGTTCACGGCGCGCTTCGGCAAGGTAGCCCCGGCAACAACAATCGCATCCGCTTTCGAATGCATTGCCGGAAACATTTCCTACCGCGTTCTGCTGGCCGAGGACGACCGTGTCAACCGCATCACCGCGACCCGTTTTCTCGAAAAACTGGGACACGATGTCGTGGCCGTGGAAAACGGCTGGCTCGCAGTCGAAGCCGTGCTGAACGGCCACTTCGACGCCGTGCTCATGGATATTCAGATGCCGGAAATGAACGGTTTCGAGGCCACGGCAGCCATCAGGCGCAACAGCAGCATCGGTCCCAAGGCCAATGTTCCCATCATCGCGCTGACCGCCCATGCACTGGAAACGGACCGTGAAAAATGCCTTGCATCGGGCATGACCGATTACATTGCCAAACCCGTTGAAATCCAGACACTTGCCGAAACGTTGAACCGGAATGTCCACGCAGGGGAAAGCGAAATCACGGTCGAAGATGCAACACTGCACTGA